In the genome of Pseudanabaena mucicola str. Chao 1806, the window TGCCCCAGCATGGAGAAATTGTAATTGGCGAAATGCCAGTAACACCAAATAACTTATTAGCAATTAGAAATTTTGTGGGTATTGTGTTTCAGAATCCCGACGATCAGCTATTTATGCCCACAGTTTGGGAAGATGTCGCATTTGGTCCAATGAATCAAGGGCTTAAGGGAGCAGATTTAAAAATTCGCGTGTCAGAAGCATTAGTGGCGGTTGGTCTTGATGTCACCAAGTATGCAGAGCGTTTATCTCATAACCTTTCTGGCGGCGAAAAGAAACGGGTGGCGATCGCTGGAGTACTAGCGATGCAACCACAGGTCTTAGTATTCGATGAACCCTCTGCTCAACTCGATCCGCGATCGCGGCGGCAATTAATCCAGCTTTTACAAACCTTGCCTGAGACCCAGTTAATTGCTACCCACGATCTTGATCTTGTGTTGGAATTATGCGATCGCACGATCGTATTGAGTGAGGGAAAAGTTGTTTATGATGGAAATACGAAACAGGTTCTTAGCGATCGCGAATTTTTGCTAGCTCATTCTTTGGAAATGCCACTAAGCCTCAATAGCAAATGAAAGTGACGAGAAGCGTTGCATTCATTTGCTTCAGGTTTTATGTCCTAATTAGCTGGAATTAAAACCCAAAAAACTGTGGCGCACGCGCAGCGTGCGCCACAGTTTTTTGGGTTTTATATGTAATTTTGCCTAGCTACTTATTCTAAACAGCAGGAACTCCATCGAAAATATAATGATAAATTAATGTAGATATAGCGCTCCTAAATGGGTTGTAAGATTTGGAGAGTGTTAAGAGTGCGCGCCGAAGGGACTCACTCTCACGATCTATTTAGGATTGCTATATGAAAAGTTGTCATCACTATTTTGGTGGCGACTTGTTCTAAATCTGTGATTGAAAACTTGGGATTACCAATGATTTTGCGTTCTTTTTTTCAGTCAGTCAAGCAAGGTAAACGCTTTTGGTTGCTCATGATTGTGCTGCTAAACTTGCCGATCGCCTCTGTATTTATTGCCCCAAAGGCGATCGCCCAAGAAAAGTTACAGGACTTTGACTATTGGGCCTCGCTCTGTAGTTCTTTGGTGAA includes:
- a CDS encoding energy-coupling factor ABC transporter ATP-binding protein; amino-acid sequence: MHHNPISIESLSYTYPDGIKALQGINFQIAATEKVAIVGANGSGKSTLLLHLNGILMPQHGEIVIGEMPVTPNNLLAIRNFVGIVFQNPDDQLFMPTVWEDVAFGPMNQGLKGADLKIRVSEALVAVGLDVTKYAERLSHNLSGGEKKRVAIAGVLAMQPQVLVFDEPSAQLDPRSRRQLIQLLQTLPETQLIATHDLDLVLELCDRTIVLSEGKVVYDGNTKQVLSDREFLLAHSLEMPLSLNSK